A portion of the Gossypium arboreum isolate Shixiya-1 chromosome 8, ASM2569848v2, whole genome shotgun sequence genome contains these proteins:
- the LOC108464217 gene encoding probable protein phosphatase 2C 44, with translation MSQHSSVAGASRPVKEAGFFTKIKNVACLKSSSSSDKGKGGKGKSKSSSNKVSHGFHLVEGQSGHKMEDYHVAEYRKRKNHTLGLFAIFDGHLGDRVPSYLKDNLFNNILEEPNFWKDPEAAIRSAYSSTDKFILDNSMQLGPGGSTAVTAIVIDGKDLWVANIGDSRAVVCERGSANQITVDHEPHAERRRIEKQGGFVTTLPGDVPRVNGQLAVARAFGDQSLKAHLSSEPDVRHVPIDSTIDFVILASDGLWKVMKNEEAVNLVKSVKDPQAAAKLLTTEALARKSKDDISCIVIRFG, from the exons ATGAGCCAACATTCATCCGTTGCAGGCGCCTCCCGCCCCGTTAAAGAAGCCGGCTTTTTTACCAAAATCAAG AATGTTGCTTGCCTGAAATCATCATCATCCTCAGACAAGGGGAAAGGGGGAAAAGGGAAAAGCAAGTCATCAAGTAACAAAGTCTCCCATGGGTTCCACTTAGTGGAAGGTCAATCAGGCCATAAAATGGAAGATTACCATGTTGCTGAGTACAGGAAAAGGAAGAATCATACCCTTGGATTGTTTGCAATATTTGATGGTCACTTAGGGGATCGCGTGCCCAGTTATTTGAAAGACAACCTTTTCAACAACATACTCGAAGAG CCAAATTTCTGGAAAGACCCCGAGGCCGCAATACGGAGTGCATACTCCTCCACAGATAAGTTTATATTGGATAACTCTATGCAATTAGGGCCTGGCGGCTCCACTGCTGTAACTGCAATTGTCATTGATGGCAAAGATTTATGGGTAGCGAACATTGGTGACTCTAGAGCTGTTGTATGTGAGAGGGGCTCTGCCAATCAAATTACAGTGGACCATGAGCCGCATGCTGAACGAAGAAGGATAGAGAAGCAGGGTGGCTTTGTGACTACTCTTCCTG GAGATGTGCCTAGGGTGAATGGTCAACTTGCAGTAGCACGGGCCTTTGGGGATCAGAGCCTTAAAGCTCATTTAAGCTCAGAACCTGATGTCAGACATGTCCCCATAGACTCCACTATTGACTTTGTAATACTGGCTAGTGATGGTTTGTGGAAG GTAATGAAGAATGAAGAGGCAGTTAATTTGGTGAAATCCGTGAAGGATCCCCAAGCAGCAGCCAAACTGTTAACGACCGAGGCATTGGCTAGAAAAAGCAAAGATGATATATCATGCATTGTAATTCGATTTGGCTGA